Proteins from a single region of Sphingomonas morindae:
- a CDS encoding ABC transporter ATP-binding protein, which yields MPLFKTIILIASVAVSSLSVILFSRAAKELVSSGRQEYDYALYAAFLGCALLLAISSGARVWFGSAVGQHVGARLRRHLFSSIIFQPIAFFEDRQLGELVSLTSYDAALVEGAFRSSLTPLARNCSVIAFSMIMIAVHDLTLFVVLMISAPLLAYAIALLARKQAALSNQILKQNGRLAAHVGESLAAIETIKFSDREAGCIRMISARIDSIHKEALVLSRKRAETLAFTALLCCLYILFLIKVGLYEISAGHLSRKDLSTIELYLLLIAATGATIGNLWNGVSDALSALRRISSFCPHIVDAEPARNGNTAIEEFRALSVQSLSYAYGNRTSALVLKQVSFEVIGCESLAIVGASGSGKSTIVRLLLGLDRVVSGCIRINGRDISDLEPSTLRSYFSVVPQNPYIFAGTIEENVLWGRPEASRSELLAAIRDAHILDFAEALPEGIRTHVGERGSRLSGGQRQRVALARAFLMASPILILDEGTSALDPVTQSAIREAVRTVSAQRSVIMITHDLEMARVADRILVLNKGEVERVGTHDQLLATSPTYRALFADASNRVDETDRIRDA from the coding sequence TTGCCGCTCTTCAAGACTATTATCCTAATCGCGTCAGTGGCCGTATCGTCGCTGTCCGTGATCCTCTTTTCGAGAGCGGCAAAGGAGCTTGTAAGCTCTGGTCGTCAGGAATACGACTACGCGCTTTACGCGGCTTTTCTGGGTTGCGCACTGCTCCTAGCGATAAGTTCTGGTGCGCGGGTCTGGTTTGGGAGCGCCGTGGGGCAGCATGTTGGCGCTCGGCTGCGCCGCCATCTATTCAGTTCCATAATATTTCAACCTATCGCCTTTTTCGAGGACAGACAATTGGGAGAGCTCGTCTCTCTGACCTCCTACGACGCGGCGCTTGTGGAGGGCGCGTTCCGTTCATCGCTCACCCCTCTCGCCAGAAACTGCAGCGTCATAGCCTTCTCGATGATCATGATCGCTGTGCATGATCTAACATTGTTCGTCGTTCTTATGATCAGCGCCCCTCTGCTCGCCTATGCCATCGCGTTGCTGGCCAGAAAGCAAGCCGCCCTATCAAACCAGATATTAAAGCAGAACGGGCGATTGGCGGCACATGTAGGAGAAAGCTTGGCAGCGATCGAGACGATTAAGTTTTCGGACCGGGAGGCCGGCTGCATCAGGATGATAAGCGCTCGGATTGACTCGATCCACAAGGAGGCACTCGTCTTATCAAGGAAGAGAGCCGAAACGCTGGCTTTCACGGCTCTATTATGCTGCCTTTATATCCTATTCTTGATCAAAGTTGGCTTATACGAGATCAGCGCCGGACACCTAAGCCGGAAAGATCTTTCGACCATCGAACTTTATCTCCTCCTGATCGCTGCGACCGGTGCCACGATCGGCAATTTGTGGAATGGCGTGAGCGACGCGCTTTCGGCGCTGCGCCGTATAAGCAGCTTTTGTCCCCACATAGTCGACGCGGAGCCGGCAAGGAACGGGAATACGGCCATCGAAGAGTTTCGGGCTCTCTCGGTTCAATCTCTCAGCTATGCCTATGGCAATCGCACCAGCGCCTTGGTATTAAAGCAGGTCTCATTCGAGGTGATTGGCTGTGAAAGCCTCGCCATCGTCGGTGCGTCGGGGTCAGGAAAGTCTACCATTGTTAGGCTTCTTCTAGGCCTAGATCGGGTCGTCTCCGGATGCATACGGATCAATGGAAGAGACATAAGCGACCTGGAGCCATCCACCCTCCGGTCCTATTTCAGCGTTGTGCCTCAGAACCCCTATATTTTCGCGGGAACGATCGAAGAAAATGTTCTTTGGGGACGGCCGGAGGCGAGCAGGAGCGAACTCCTTGCGGCTATACGGGATGCGCATATCCTCGATTTCGCGGAGGCGCTTCCGGAGGGAATTCGAACTCATGTCGGCGAGCGAGGCTCCCGACTATCTGGCGGTCAGCGGCAGCGAGTCGCCTTGGCGCGCGCATTTCTCATGGCCTCCCCGATCCTCATACTCGATGAGGGAACAAGCGCTTTGGATCCTGTGACGCAGAGCGCCATTCGCGAGGCGGTTCGGACAGTTTCCGCACAGCGATCGGTCATCATGATAACGCACGATCTAGAGATGGCGCGCGTCGCGGATCGCATTCTGGTGCTGAACAAGGGCGAGGTCGAGCGCGTGGGGACGCACGATCAGCTACTCGCGACGTCACCAACATATCGCGCGCTATTCGCCGATGCGTCCAACAGAGTAGACGAGACGGACCGCATCCGCGATGCGTAA